The proteins below come from a single Planctomycetota bacterium genomic window:
- a CDS encoding DDE-type integrase/transposase/recombinase, whose amino-acid sequence MTNVFQSLLLVIAGATQKELARQVKYLKVENEILRSKLPKRITVTPKERRRLVRFAERLGSAIHQLATIVGPGTLLRWIREDKGKKPRPPAKRGRRRTPEQIRRLVLKLARENEWGYTRILGELKKLGVRTISRNTVKRILKDAGFDPGPQRGEGTWDDFIKTHAASLWQCDFFSKRVVTLKGVREAFVLVFLNVKTRQVVLSPATLHPNDEWVVAQTESFVQQARDQGLPVRHLQHDNDTKFSRSFRQMLKRLRVVAKRGALRAPNTNAFVERFIQSIGQECLDRFVAFGERHLDYLCAEYLAHYHEERPHQSLDNEPLLKRKTPGRPRTKQSSLNKQVVTLAEVRCKRRLGGLLNSYHRAA is encoded by the coding sequence ATGACGAACGTTTTTCAGTCTTTGCTGCTGGTAATCGCCGGCGCAACCCAGAAAGAGCTGGCCCGCCAGGTCAAATACCTGAAGGTCGAGAACGAAATCCTTCGTTCCAAGTTGCCAAAACGCATCACGGTCACCCCGAAGGAACGCCGCCGGCTGGTCCGGTTTGCCGAGCGACTTGGGAGCGCGATCCATCAATTGGCCACGATCGTCGGGCCGGGAACGCTGCTGCGCTGGATTCGTGAGGACAAGGGGAAGAAACCCCGCCCGCCGGCCAAACGGGGACGCCGTCGCACCCCCGAGCAAATCCGCCGGCTGGTTCTGAAGCTGGCCCGCGAGAACGAGTGGGGGTACACCCGGATTCTCGGCGAGCTGAAGAAGCTCGGGGTGCGGACTATTTCCCGCAACACCGTGAAGCGGATTTTGAAGGACGCCGGCTTCGATCCGGGGCCGCAGCGCGGTGAGGGAACCTGGGACGATTTTATCAAGACGCATGCGGCGTCTTTGTGGCAGTGCGATTTCTTCAGCAAGCGGGTGGTCACGCTCAAGGGGGTTCGCGAAGCGTTCGTGCTGGTGTTTTTGAACGTGAAAACGCGGCAGGTCGTCCTGTCGCCGGCAACGCTCCATCCCAACGATGAATGGGTCGTCGCCCAAACCGAGTCATTTGTGCAGCAAGCCCGCGACCAGGGGCTCCCGGTTCGCCACCTGCAGCATGATAATGACACCAAGTTCAGCCGCTCGTTCCGGCAGATGCTCAAACGGTTACGGGTGGTCGCGAAGCGCGGCGCCCTCCGTGCGCCGAACACCAACGCGTTTGTCGAGCGGTTCATTCAGTCGATCGGCCAGGAATGCCTCGACCGATTCGTGGCGTTTGGGGAAAGGCATTTGGATTATTTGTGCGCAGAGTATCTGGCCCACTATCACGAGGAGCGGCCGCACCAGTCGCTGGACAACGAGCCGTTGCTCAAACGGAAAACACCTGGCCGGCCGCGGACTAAGCAGAGTTCTCTGAACAAGCAAGTCGTAACGCTGGCCGAAGTGCGCTGCAAGCGGCGGCTGGGCGGCTTGCTGAACAGTTACCACCGCGCTGCTTAG